A section of the Ciceribacter thiooxidans genome encodes:
- a CDS encoding RT0821/Lpp0805 family surface protein, which produces MPGFGRIVAVALLALPLTGCMAGGLGLFGDDKVDRSIATGTVAGSHGNGSSDEMTVQNAVSSADLEKLGTNPLPWANASTGSAGVVTAIREQKQGGVVCRDFSTTRHSYEGIAYFSGKTCAVGPGWRLMNFDRQS; this is translated from the coding sequence ATGCCCGGCTTCGGCAGGATTGTCGCCGTCGCCCTTCTCGCACTTCCGCTGACCGGCTGCATGGCCGGAGGGCTCGGCCTTTTCGGCGATGACAAGGTCGACCGCTCGATCGCAACCGGCACCGTCGCCGGAAGCCATGGAAACGGCAGCTCCGACGAAATGACCGTTCAGAACGCCGTATCCTCGGCGGATCTCGAGAAGCTCGGCACCAACCCGCTGCCATGGGCGAACGCCTCGACCGGCAGCGCCGGCGTCGTTACCGCGATTCGCGAGCAGAAGCAGGGCGGCGTCGTCTGCCGGGACTTCTCGACAACCCGCCACTCCTACGAAGGCATCGCCTACTTCAGCGGCAAGACCTGCGCGGTCGGACCCGGCTGGCGGCTCATGAACTTCGACCGGCAGTCCTGA
- a CDS encoding DnaJ C-terminal domain-containing protein gives MRDFYSVLGVRRNAGADEIKTAWRSKAKSVHPDHNQDDPEASHRFAEIGRAYEILKDPEKRNRYDRQREKAENRMREQTILQQRQAAREAAERAKEAKENAERILAELQRAEAEKAKADRQGQAQPHPQAQPQPQAQPQPQAQPQPQAKAKPAGKAGAESPEDVVARIFGDSPEAAAVAESLRREDQAAKSEGENGGGLSGPASLRPIELISALVRRLRGVQPAPEPAPDILADAQVAITDLLNRSAVTVTLADGRDVRVSLDGGLKDGDVVRLKGQGLKVQGMLRGDVAVTIRVQKTEKFRTEGYDIHTVLPITLEDAVLGCEATVETPTGPVQVTIPPWSGSDQVIRIDDLGLVDTEGKRGVLAVELRVLLWEKPDEKVTDLMRLMRHGLFL, from the coding sequence ATGCGCGACTTTTATTCAGTGCTCGGCGTGCGGCGGAATGCAGGAGCCGACGAGATAAAGACGGCCTGGCGCAGCAAGGCGAAATCCGTTCATCCCGACCATAACCAGGACGATCCCGAGGCGAGCCATCGCTTCGCCGAGATCGGCCGGGCCTACGAGATCCTCAAGGATCCCGAGAAGCGCAATCGTTACGACCGGCAACGCGAGAAGGCGGAGAACCGCATGCGCGAACAGACGATCCTCCAGCAGCGCCAGGCCGCCCGCGAGGCGGCGGAACGTGCGAAAGAAGCGAAGGAGAATGCCGAGCGCATTCTCGCCGAACTGCAACGCGCCGAAGCCGAGAAGGCGAAGGCCGACAGACAGGGACAGGCGCAGCCGCATCCGCAAGCCCAGCCCCAACCGCAGGCTCAGCCTCAACCCCAGGCTCAGCCCCAACCGCAGGCAAAGGCAAAGCCTGCAGGAAAAGCCGGAGCCGAAAGCCCCGAAGACGTCGTCGCGCGCATCTTCGGCGACAGTCCGGAGGCGGCTGCCGTGGCCGAGAGCCTCCGGCGGGAAGACCAGGCTGCCAAGTCCGAGGGAGAGAACGGCGGCGGACTCTCCGGCCCCGCATCCCTCCGGCCGATCGAACTCATCAGCGCGCTGGTGCGACGCCTGCGCGGCGTGCAGCCGGCGCCCGAGCCGGCGCCCGACATCCTGGCCGACGCACAGGTCGCGATCACCGATCTTCTCAACCGGTCCGCGGTGACGGTCACGCTTGCCGACGGGCGCGACGTTCGCGTCAGCCTCGACGGAGGACTGAAGGACGGCGACGTCGTCCGGCTGAAGGGCCAGGGTCTCAAGGTCCAGGGCATGCTGCGCGGCGATGTCGCCGTGACGATCCGGGTGCAGAAGACGGAGAAATTCCGCACTGAAGGCTATGACATCCACACGGTATTGCCGATCACGCTCGAGGATGCCGTTCTCGGTTGCGAGGCGACCGTCGAGACGCCGACGGGACCGGTCCAGGTCACCATTCCGCCGTGGTCCGGTTCGGACCAGGTCATCCGGATCGACGATCTCGGCCTCGTGGACACCGAGGGAAAACGCGGCGTGCTCGCCGTGGAGCTTCGCGTGCTGCTCTGGGAAAAACCCGACGAGAAGGTGACCGACCTCATGCGGCTGATGCGCCACGGGCTGTTCTTGTAA